The DNA region CCTAAATTCTATACTCAGGTGTTTGAGTCAGAGGAAATTCCAAATTTATGAATGGATTATGTATCTATCCTGTATTCCTTTTAACTTAGAGACTCTGGACCCACATTTCTATAGAAATGATGGTATAAATTCCACaccaaatatattataaataaaaaattaaatttccataATAGTCCACAGTAATAATTAGCTCATTCCTAAGTAAAAAcgtccttgattttttttttcctttttaaaaaatcttacgtATTTTTACATTTTGGCATTTCTAAAAGCAAGATTAATCTTAAATTTGATTTGTTTATATTGtgtgttgacttttttttctcctgaaaagcTGTTTATGGTACATATTACCATTATCTCCAATGGTGTCTTAAATCTTAAACATCAAACTTCCTCCTGCTCTATGGCTTCCCTCTGGCTGTGgacctctttccttccctttacaGCCAAGTTTCCTTTAAGGATATTTGCACATTTCCTATTGAATAGAGGTATTAAGATTTATGCAACTTGTTCCCttttaatggacatttaagttatgAATCAAATTACTATTAAAATATGCTCTAGTGAAAATCCTTGAACAAATTATCTTTGTACATTAGTGAACATATTCTGTAGAATGGaattctagaaatgaaattattaGGTCTAGAAAAGTGCACGTTATGGTTTGAACTATGTACACTCAAAAAtccatgttgaaatcctaacccccagtaccttggaatgtaaccttatttggcaATGGGCATCTTTATAGACCAAGTTAAAATGAGGGCATCAGGGTGGGTTCTAATCCAGTATGtctggtgtccttttaagaggAAATCTGAACAGAGACATGCACagaaggaagatgatgtgaagatacAGGAAAATGCCATGTAAACATGAAAAcagtcatctacaagccaagaagagacaTTTGGAACAGAGCTTTTCTTCACAACCCTAggaaggaaccaatcctgccattatctttttttgaacttctagcctccagaaccatggcacaataaatatctgttgtttaagtcacccagttggTGGtactgttatggcagccctagaaaactgaTCTAGCACTCCCCTCCCCAAATGGCAGGTGACAACATCCCTTAACCGACCTTGTAGGAGAGCAACTTCCCCCTGACACCTCACTGATACCGAACAATCAATTTTTGCCATGCTTTGCTAATtctgaagacaaataaatggcatCTCTTTTTAATGCatacttctttgattttttaatacagatttagtacatttctggggttttatttccttttattttaaaatatctgaaatggATTCAAATGGATTGACACTATCAAATAACCATTTACATCtactatatgatttcaatatAGTTTGAtacaatgataaaaaataaaatgattaaacaatatatttaactTAAGAAATTTTAACTAATTCATTTATTGACAATCTACTGTAAAATTTTCATTCTCTAGAATTATATGTATTAAGAAGTATAAAAGGAAAAAGCTAAACAGTTGGAAACTACAAACTTAAAAGCAAAGTCAATTTCGTACTTATAGTATGAGATATTAAGTCCCATATCCAAAAATCCAATTTGTCATATATTAAGGATTATGCTTTTGAAGTAAGTTCATTACTGACATTACTATTGGAACTGCACTATAATTTTATACACAAAGTTCTAAAATAAGATCACAGAGTATAGGAGCATCTATCttagtaacattaaaaaaatatataccttgTAGGGTGgcaatattgatttaaaaattgtttcctgAAACAATAATCAATGAGGCATATTTGTTGCCAATCACTCTTTTGTTAATATGCTTATCCTGTTTGAGGattattttccatcttctttcaCTGACTCATTTCGGCCTTTGAATGAGTTAAGAGGTGCGCTTTCATGTTATTTGACTGAATAAACTTCTTGCGACAGCCTTCAAAGGGACATACAAAAggtttctccccagtgtggatGCGCACATGTGTACGCAAATTGAAGGACAGGGAAAAACGTTTTCCGCACCCTTCAAAAGTACACGGAAATggcttctctccagtatgaaccAGAAAATGTCTTTTTAGTTTTGCACTCTCcttgaaggctttcccacattctgcACATACGTGATCTCGGGGACTATGAACCCGGAGATGCTTTCTCAGGGATGCTCTATTCTTGAACTCTCTTATGCATCCACTCTGAGGACAAACAATTTTTTCTGGAGCATCATATTCTTTATTTGTACTTGGCTTCATTTTAGTGCATGCTGTGAGCTGTTGAGGATCTGAAAAGTCAGTGCTGGGTATTTCTCCAGGAGGAAGCTTCTTGCCTGTCATGTACTCAGAAGACTCAAGAAGTGAATTCTCTCCACCAAACTGTTGAGGAAGTTCTTGTTTTGCCCCCTTTTTCATGTATTCCAAGGAACGTTCAAGAAGTGAGCTTGCCGTAAGAGCCTGTTGAGAAAGCTCTTGTTCTGATCCTTCTTTCAGACAGTCAAAGGACTTAAGAAGTGAGTCCTCTTCCGTGATAGGTTCAGAAAACTCACCTCTTATTATGCATTCTATGTAACAGTCAGAGAAGGAATCCTCTTCAACAACCCGAAAGCTAGTCTCATAGCACACATCCTCATCACATAAGGTCCACGTCGTGTCAGGAGGTTCCTGCTGGGCTGGCAGTGACTTGTCCCCACTGACAGCTCTTCTACCAAGCCCTTTCTGGCCACGTGTCTTTTCCCATTTCTTCAGTTTCTGGTCCATGTTGTCCTGCTAGCTCCCTCCGTGAAGGTTTGCACCAGGATAGATCAACCACTTCTGGGTAGGAGTGATCTACGTGAATTGTTTTCAGCAAGCACCTGTTTGAGATAGTAGTCATTAGGTAAAATATATTCCAATATTAGAGCCATTGTCAGAAAATGACCTAAAAAAATGGCCTAGAACTCACTTTCCAATAACAGAATCACTACATTTACATCTTTGACTAACTCTGCAAGAGACTAAGAGAATTAGCTGTGACATATGTACGTAAGACATGGGTCATAACCATTTCTTTCCTGGATATCCCCCATAAGTTATCTGACCTCCCTAACTGATCATCTAATGTTCATTGGGCACTCACTATGTGCTTGCCCTATTCTAGGCTACTCATGGGTTGAGACATACCAGTGAATAGATATATTATACCAAATATGTAATGTATGCCCCATGGAGTATACAACATAAACAAGTAATGTACATCATATGTTATAAGGCAAAGCGCTCTAGAATAAGCCAAGGGACCGGTAGAAAGCAGggatttgcaattttaaatagggagCTCCAGGTAAATCTTGACTGAGGTAGTGGCAGCTGACTAAAAATttaaaggaggtgagggagcaagATATGCCTATTCTTATGTAACACTTctgtgaaattcaaattaaatactgcatttaaagtgcttagcacagttcATGGCATAGACCAAATGCTGACCACTCATGTGAGCTACTGTTAGTTTACCTTTGTATTCATTCTATAAGTAGATGTTGGATCCTGCtaagtgccaggtactattctagacCAAGggcagcaaactttttctgtaaagagcctgATTTAAACTTTGTGGGCCCTAGGGCCTATGTCATAGCTATTCAATCTCACTGTAGCACAGAAGCAGCTACAGACAGTACACAGAGGATGGGCAATCCACAGCAGAGACTGATTTGGTGCATGGCTGTAGTTTGCCCACCCTTGTTCTATAAGATGGGGATTCAGAGAATAAGCCATGTGAAATCTATGCATTGCCATCTCTTATAAGTGCACGTCAAAATAAAGGCACAGGGGAATTCGAGTGGTTTTTGatccttttcttaaaaatctatAAGTAGTACTATGAAAGTTACAGCATGAATATACTATATTCTTTCTAAGAGTCCTTTGCTTAATGTTACACTTGTGTCTTATAAAAGATCTCTTAATTTCAGCATCCTGATGTCCTGCTGTaggaacaaaaattaaatgcttttaaaaaggagCAAATGTGAAAGTACTGGAATGAAAATCAACagcttgaaaatgtttttaaatagccacattaaaaaatgccacctcgggacttccctggcggcccagtggttaagactttgccttccagtgcagggggtgcgggtttgatccctggtcagggagctagggtcccacatgcctcgtggccaaaaaaaaaaaaaagccacctcaAAAAGTTTGTGCCATTTACTTTTGGTAAAATAATACatagaatgaaaacaaaacatgctTTTACGCCTTCTTAAacactatatatacacatatatatgtaaatatatactatataaattacaaattaaataaattatatatttacttatataaaatatatatgttatatatgatatttaaaaactgagagatttttaaatgtcttaagcatttatatatacatatttacaaataaatatataaatattttcatgatatATATTTAACTAAGTATAAATcagatatttgtatataaattgcTCAGGGAAGAggtttaaatgttttcttaaatatatgcatatataatataaataaatatatatttctatgtaaTATACATACTTATGTTTAAGAAGGCATTTAAACCTCTTCCCTTACCAATTGAAATGcatgttttgcttttattgtattt from Balaenoptera acutorostrata chromosome 21, mBalAcu1.1, whole genome shotgun sequence includes:
- the ZFP42 gene encoding zinc finger protein 42 homolog; translated protein: MDQKLKKWEKTRGQKGLGRRAVSGDKSLPAQQEPPDTTWTLCDEDVCYETSFRVVEEDSFSDCYIECIIRGEFSEPITEEDSLLKSFDCLKEGSEQELSQQALTASSLLERSLEYMKKGAKQELPQQFGGENSLLESSEYMTGKKLPPGEIPSTDFSDPQQLTACTKMKPSTNKEYDAPEKIVCPQSGCIREFKNRASLRKHLRVHSPRDHVCAECGKAFKESAKLKRHFLVHTGEKPFPCTFEGCGKRFSLSFNLRTHVRIHTGEKPFVCPFEGCRKKFIQSNNMKAHLLTHSKAEMSQ